The following proteins come from a genomic window of Microbacterium sp. SY138:
- a CDS encoding protein kinase, whose amino-acid sequence MRPTQGVSFGGRYELQSRIAIGGMGEVWEATDHVIGRTVAIKILKDEYMGDPGFLERFRAEARHAALVNHEGIASVFDYGEENGSAYLVMELVPGEALSTVLERDGALSADKTLDIVAQTASALQAAHAAGLVHRDIKPGNLLITPDGRVKITDFGIARIADQVPLTATGQVMGTVQYLSPEQASGHPASPATDTYSLGIVAYECLAGKRPFTGESQVAIAMAQINEQPPPLPPTVPIPVQNLVMAMIAKKPSDRPSSSATVARAAQALRRGDLNSAAIAVPAIATGGIAGGDDATRLLNASGDDGTTRILPTTAQLPTEEAVEEEKKKKRSPWTWPLIALIALLVIVLGGTVWAMLANQGGDADPTGSPSSKPTQTQTTPPPNTPTPEVTRVDVTALNLNGMDCGAATSTLKGAGFNSEITCVDGDPAPSDEEVGKVYRVAPTGNVETTQAMTLTVYAARAGLPTPTDAPTITGNPVAGSTVTISWGTGFTCPSGTTLSGYVVSVQNGTFVSGGPNFQPTQRNTQVKIADAAGQQLIVSYQGMCSGGDQRTSAASPPLSVTITAATDPGDGNSGTDG is encoded by the coding sequence ATGAGGCCGACGCAGGGTGTGTCGTTCGGTGGTCGTTACGAGCTGCAGTCGCGTATCGCGATCGGTGGCATGGGCGAGGTATGGGAGGCGACGGATCACGTCATCGGACGTACCGTCGCCATCAAGATCCTCAAGGACGAGTACATGGGGGACCCCGGGTTCCTCGAGCGTTTCCGTGCCGAGGCGCGGCACGCTGCTCTCGTCAACCATGAGGGCATCGCCAGCGTGTTCGACTACGGCGAGGAGAACGGCAGCGCCTACCTCGTCATGGAACTGGTGCCGGGCGAGGCACTCTCGACCGTGCTCGAGCGCGATGGTGCGCTGAGCGCCGACAAGACTCTCGACATCGTCGCCCAGACGGCTTCCGCGCTGCAGGCAGCCCACGCGGCCGGTCTCGTGCACCGCGACATCAAGCCGGGAAACCTGCTGATCACGCCCGACGGCCGCGTCAAGATCACCGACTTCGGCATCGCCCGCATCGCCGACCAGGTGCCTCTCACCGCGACCGGCCAGGTCATGGGCACGGTGCAGTACCTCTCGCCCGAGCAGGCGTCAGGTCACCCGGCATCGCCAGCGACCGACACCTACTCGCTCGGCATCGTCGCGTACGAGTGCCTGGCGGGCAAGCGTCCTTTCACGGGCGAGTCGCAGGTGGCCATCGCGATGGCGCAGATCAACGAGCAGCCGCCGCCCCTGCCTCCGACCGTCCCGATCCCGGTGCAGAACCTGGTCATGGCGATGATCGCCAAGAAGCCCAGCGATCGTCCCTCGTCGTCCGCGACGGTGGCACGAGCGGCCCAGGCCCTTCGCCGGGGCGATCTGAACTCCGCGGCCATCGCTGTGCCGGCGATCGCGACCGGTGGTATCGCCGGCGGCGACGACGCGACCCGACTCCTGAATGCCTCCGGCGACGACGGCACCACGCGCATCCTTCCCACCACCGCTCAGCTTCCCACGGAGGAAGCCGTGGAAGAGGAGAAGAAGAAGAAGCGCAGCCCCTGGACCTGGCCGCTGATCGCTCTGATCGCGCTGCTGGTGATCGTGCTCGGCGGCACGGTGTGGGCGATGCTCGCGAACCAGGGCGGCGACGCCGACCCCACGGGGTCGCCGAGCAGCAAGCCGACCCAGACGCAGACGACTCCACCGCCGAACACCCCGACGCCGGAGGTGACGCGAGTGGATGTGACCGCCCTGAACCTGAACGGCATGGACTGCGGCGCGGCCACCTCCACGCTCAAGGGCGCCGGCTTCAACAGCGAGATCACCTGTGTCGACGGAGACCCGGCACCCAGCGATGAAGAGGTCGGAAAGGTCTACCGCGTGGCTCCCACCGGCAACGTGGAGACCACCCAGGCGATGACCCTCACGGTCTACGCCGCTCGTGCCGGTCTGCCGACCCCGACCGACGCCCCGACCATCACGGGCAACCCTGTCGCCGGCTCGACGGTGACCATCTCCTGGGGCACCGGATTCACCTGCCCCAGCGGAACCACTCTCTCCGGCTACGTCGTGTCGGTCCAGAACGGCACCTTCGTCTCGGGCGGCCCGAACTTCCAGCCGACGCAGCGCAACACGCAGGTGAAGATCGCCGACGCCGCGGGACAGCAGCTCATCGTCAGCTACCAGGGCATGTGCTCCGGCGGCGACCAGCGCACCTCCGCCGCGTCTCCGCCGCTCTCGGTGACGATCACGGCGGCCACCGACCCGGGCGATGGGAACAGCGGCACCGACGGGTAA
- a CDS encoding DUF3662 and FHA domain-containing protein: MGLLDSFEKGLERAVNSAFAKTFRSGIQPVEIASALRREADTKAAVVSRDRIIAPNSFVVRLSADDAERMRGLGGALTDELHALLTAHAKSQGYSFSGPLAITLEADEKVATGTVRVSSGTVEGRVTWQAVVDVDGRRHSISRARTVIGRGSDADITIADAGSSRKHAEILWDGERAMMRDLGSTNGTKVNGQKLREAALPSDTTITIGRTDLVFRVVPVASPSRPAPRGDDATRAFGALG, translated from the coding sequence GTGGGACTACTTGACAGCTTTGAGAAGGGTCTCGAACGCGCAGTTAACAGCGCGTTCGCCAAGACCTTCCGCAGCGGCATCCAGCCAGTGGAGATCGCTTCGGCGCTGCGGCGCGAAGCCGACACGAAGGCTGCGGTCGTCAGCCGCGACCGCATCATCGCCCCCAACAGCTTCGTCGTGCGCCTCAGCGCCGACGACGCCGAACGGATGCGCGGGCTCGGTGGTGCCCTCACGGACGAGCTGCACGCTCTTCTCACCGCGCACGCCAAGTCCCAGGGATACAGCTTCTCCGGACCGCTCGCCATCACTCTCGAGGCCGATGAGAAGGTCGCCACCGGCACGGTGCGTGTGAGCTCGGGAACGGTCGAAGGTCGTGTGACCTGGCAGGCCGTGGTCGACGTCGACGGCCGTCGTCATTCGATCTCCCGTGCCCGCACCGTGATCGGCCGCGGCTCGGATGCCGACATCACGATCGCCGACGCCGGTTCGAGTCGGAAGCACGCCGAGATCCTGTGGGATGGCGAACGCGCCATGATGCGCGACCTCGGCTCCACCAACGGCACGAAGGTCAACGGCCAGAAGCTGCGCGAAGCCGCGCTCCCGAGCGACACCACCATCACGATCGGACGCACCGATCTGGTGTTCCGCGTCGTCCCGGTCGCGTCACCCTCGCGTCCTGCACCCCGCGGCGACGACGCCACCCGAGCGTTCGGAGCCCTCGGGTGA
- a CDS encoding FtsW/RodA/SpoVE family cell cycle protein — protein MSTDVAADTSVIKALKRIRMPQNQRNREFWLLLFACAISGAALTLVQLGALGVIDPMILAIGGGLAALAFALHIVLRFVASDADPFVVPIATLLTGLGIAMIYRIDIAFENTGWNAYSTKQLAWTAISLAGAIAVVILLRNYRVLFRYTYIFGLAGILLLLLPFVPGLRIPDANAAVWVSLGGAFAFQPGELAKICLAIFFAGYLVRTRESLTSVGKRVLGITWPRMRELGPVLVVWLISLGIIVFQRDLGTGTLIFGMFVAMLYVATGKTSWVLIGLALVVAGVALATQILSYVQGRFINWLFLFDADQVDPDGAGYQPMQGLFGLARGGLMGTGWGQGRPEVTPLAHSDYIITSLGEELGLIGLFAILCLYMVFVSRGMRIGLAGQDDFGKLLATGLSFTIALQVFIMVGGVTRLIPLTGLTTPFLAAGGSSLVANWLIVALLLRISDGVRRQPRVVIG, from the coding sequence ATGAGCACCGACGTCGCCGCCGACACCAGCGTCATCAAGGCGCTCAAGCGCATCCGGATGCCGCAGAACCAGCGCAATCGCGAATTCTGGCTGCTGCTGTTCGCCTGCGCGATCAGCGGAGCCGCCCTCACGCTCGTGCAGCTGGGCGCACTCGGCGTGATCGACCCGATGATCCTGGCTATCGGCGGCGGTCTCGCCGCCCTCGCATTCGCCCTGCATATCGTGCTCCGCTTCGTCGCGTCCGACGCCGACCCGTTCGTCGTGCCCATCGCGACCCTCCTCACCGGCCTCGGCATCGCGATGATCTATCGGATCGACATCGCCTTCGAGAACACCGGCTGGAACGCCTACTCGACCAAGCAGCTCGCGTGGACCGCGATCTCGCTCGCAGGTGCGATCGCGGTCGTCATCCTGTTGCGCAACTACCGCGTGCTGTTCCGCTACACCTACATCTTCGGCCTGGCCGGAATCCTGCTCCTGTTGCTGCCGTTCGTCCCCGGGCTGCGCATCCCCGATGCGAATGCGGCGGTCTGGGTGTCGCTCGGCGGTGCCTTCGCCTTCCAGCCGGGCGAGCTCGCCAAGATCTGCCTGGCGATCTTCTTCGCCGGCTATCTGGTGCGCACCCGCGAGAGTCTGACGTCGGTCGGCAAGCGGGTGCTGGGCATCACCTGGCCCCGTATGCGCGAGCTCGGACCTGTGCTCGTCGTCTGGCTCATCTCGCTGGGGATCATCGTGTTCCAGCGCGACCTCGGAACCGGAACCCTGATCTTCGGGATGTTCGTCGCGATGCTCTACGTCGCGACGGGGAAGACCAGCTGGGTGCTCATCGGCCTGGCCCTCGTGGTCGCCGGCGTGGCACTCGCGACGCAGATCCTCAGCTACGTGCAGGGACGCTTCATCAACTGGCTCTTCCTCTTCGACGCCGACCAGGTCGATCCCGACGGCGCCGGCTACCAGCCCATGCAGGGACTCTTCGGCCTCGCACGCGGCGGACTCATGGGCACCGGCTGGGGCCAGGGCCGTCCCGAGGTCACCCCGCTGGCCCACAGCGACTACATCATCACCAGCCTCGGCGAAGAGCTCGGCCTGATCGGGCTGTTCGCGATCCTCTGCCTCTACATGGTGTTCGTCAGCCGCGGCATGCGCATCGGCCTCGCGGGTCAGGACGATTTCGGAAAGCTGCTCGCCACCGGACTCTCGTTCACGATCGCTCTGCAGGTGTTCATCATGGTCGGCGGCGTGACCCGCCTCATCCCGCTGACGGGTCTGACCACTCCTTTCCTCGCCGCGGGTGGCTCCTCCCTCGTGGCCAACTGGCTCATCGTGGCGCTGTTGCTGCGCATCTCCGACGGTGTGCGCCGTCAGCCCCGGGTGGTGATCGGCTGA
- a CDS encoding aminodeoxychorismate/anthranilate synthase component II, with the protein MTRVLVVDNHDSFVHTLVGYLSELGAHTVMIESDATDAAQLERILPEYDALMLSPGPGAPVDAGASLDAVRIAARLRVPTLGVCLGHQTIGEAFGAPVAAAPELMHGMVSAVTHDGSALFAGIPSPFDAGRYHSLALAASDLPSEVVVTAWTENGTVMALAHRDQPLWGVQFHPESVLTEGGYRLLANWLELCGDANAVGRAEELHPLAR; encoded by the coding sequence ATGACGCGAGTTCTCGTGGTCGACAACCACGACAGCTTCGTGCACACACTGGTCGGATACCTGAGCGAGCTCGGCGCGCACACGGTGATGATCGAATCCGATGCCACGGATGCGGCTCAGCTGGAGCGGATCCTTCCCGAGTACGACGCGTTGATGCTCTCTCCGGGCCCCGGTGCACCCGTCGACGCGGGTGCGTCGCTCGACGCGGTGCGCATCGCCGCTCGCCTGCGGGTGCCGACGCTCGGGGTGTGCCTCGGGCATCAGACGATCGGCGAGGCGTTCGGGGCTCCGGTCGCCGCAGCGCCCGAGCTCATGCACGGCATGGTCTCGGCGGTGACGCACGACGGCTCCGCGTTGTTCGCCGGGATCCCTTCGCCGTTCGACGCCGGGCGCTACCACTCCCTCGCGCTGGCGGCCTCCGATCTGCCCTCCGAAGTCGTCGTGACCGCCTGGACCGAGAACGGAACCGTGATGGCTCTGGCTCACCGCGATCAGCCCCTCTGGGGCGTGCAGTTCCATCCGGAGAGCGTGCTGACCGAGGGAGGCTACCGGCTCCTGGCGAACTGGCTGGAGCTGTGCGGCGACGCGAACGCCGTCGGGCGCGCTGAGGAACTTCACCCGCTGGCTCGCTGA
- the pknB gene encoding Stk1 family PASTA domain-containing Ser/Thr kinase: MSTEPQVIAGRYRVDELIGHGGMAKVYRGYDLTLGREVAIKILDADLARDTTFRNRFRLEAQAASRMSHPSIVRVFDAGDPSTSEIGSTEPPYIVMELVKGTLLKDIIAAGPVPATDAVRYVDGILEALDYSHRAGVVHRDIKPGNVMVTDKGQVKVMDFGIARAVSDSSSTVAETTQIIGTAAYFSPEQAKGEPVDARADLYSTGVVLYELLTGRQPFRGESPVAVAYQHVSETPVPPTEVNEDAPRNLDPIVLRALAKDPYQRYPDAAHFRAALDSAMTGNAPTRKELGALTSELYGASPRQAQETARSLRQLSTDTTMTRTQSGPPVAWIWAGVALLAVLLASVLFWVVTISMRPTEVSSTSRTIPNLVNVSSERAQDDLAALDLSSKIVIETSSEVTEGNVIRTDPEAGVSVEEGSTITLYVSKGEETVVMPKIEGMALDDATKALTAAGLELGTVIQRNDKALATNTVISASEKADAELDPGTVVNLVVASGKVTLTDLVGWTVDAATTNLADLGLVAVPTETAECPATEPTTVHSMSVAPGDVPVGSSVQIFFCTG; encoded by the coding sequence GTGTCCACAGAGCCACAAGTCATCGCGGGTCGGTACCGCGTCGACGAGCTCATCGGGCATGGCGGAATGGCGAAGGTGTACCGCGGGTACGACCTGACGCTCGGGCGCGAGGTCGCGATCAAGATCCTCGATGCCGACCTTGCGCGCGACACCACCTTCCGTAACCGGTTCCGCCTCGAGGCCCAGGCGGCGTCGCGCATGTCGCATCCGTCGATCGTCCGCGTGTTCGACGCCGGCGACCCTTCGACGAGCGAGATCGGCTCCACGGAACCGCCGTACATCGTGATGGAGCTCGTCAAGGGCACCCTCCTCAAGGACATCATCGCCGCCGGCCCGGTGCCGGCCACCGATGCGGTCCGCTACGTCGACGGAATCCTCGAGGCGCTCGACTACTCGCACCGCGCCGGTGTCGTGCATCGCGACATCAAGCCCGGCAACGTGATGGTCACCGACAAGGGTCAGGTCAAGGTGATGGACTTCGGCATCGCCCGAGCCGTCTCCGACTCGTCGTCGACCGTCGCCGAGACCACCCAGATCATCGGGACCGCCGCCTACTTCTCACCGGAGCAGGCGAAGGGCGAACCCGTCGATGCTCGTGCCGACCTCTACTCCACCGGTGTCGTGCTGTACGAGCTGCTCACGGGGCGGCAGCCGTTCCGTGGCGAGTCGCCGGTAGCGGTCGCCTATCAGCACGTCAGCGAGACTCCCGTTCCTCCCACCGAGGTCAACGAGGACGCCCCGCGGAATCTCGACCCGATCGTGCTCCGCGCGCTCGCCAAGGACCCGTACCAGCGCTATCCGGATGCCGCGCACTTCCGCGCGGCGCTCGATTCCGCGATGACGGGAAACGCTCCGACCCGCAAGGAGCTCGGTGCGCTGACCAGCGAGCTGTACGGGGCGAGCCCGCGGCAGGCGCAGGAGACCGCGCGATCGCTTCGCCAGTTGAGCACGGACACGACCATGACCAGAACCCAGTCCGGTCCTCCGGTCGCCTGGATCTGGGCGGGCGTGGCGCTGCTCGCCGTGTTGTTGGCCTCCGTGCTGTTCTGGGTCGTCACGATCAGCATGCGGCCCACTGAGGTGTCGAGCACGTCGCGCACCATCCCCAACCTCGTCAACGTGTCTTCGGAACGGGCACAGGACGACCTCGCCGCACTCGACCTCTCATCGAAGATCGTGATCGAGACGAGCTCCGAGGTGACGGAGGGGAACGTGATCCGCACCGACCCCGAAGCGGGAGTGTCGGTGGAAGAGGGTTCCACGATCACCCTGTACGTCTCCAAGGGAGAGGAGACCGTGGTGATGCCGAAGATCGAGGGGATGGCCCTCGACGATGCCACGAAGGCCCTCACGGCGGCCGGCCTCGAACTCGGGACCGTCATCCAGCGCAACGACAAGGCCCTGGCGACGAACACGGTCATCTCCGCCAGCGAGAAGGCCGATGCGGAGTTGGATCCGGGAACCGTCGTCAATCTCGTCGTGGCCAGCGGCAAGGTCACGCTGACCGACCTCGTCGGCTGGACCGTCGATGCCGCCACGACAAACCTCGCGGACCTCGGTCTGGTCGCTGTGCCGACGGAGACCGCGGAGTGCCCCGCGACGGAGCCGACCACGGTCCACTCGATGTCGGTGGCGCCGGGTGACGTTCCGGTGGGCTCCTCGGTCCAGATCTTCTTCTGCACCGGATAG
- a CDS encoding FHA domain-containing protein: MSELILLLLRIGFLILMWFFVFGVVYSLRADLFGVRVRKLPAEAAAGSAAAPVAAPAAPVAKPASARPSTGPATVATAKRLVITSGPKAGLELPLSADSLTIGRSSESALVIRDDYTSSHHARLMLRGDSWAIQDLDSTNGTFVAGQRVSGSPVALSLGTPIKVGATTFELRA, translated from the coding sequence GTGAGTGAACTGATCCTCCTTCTGCTCCGCATCGGGTTCCTCATCCTGATGTGGTTCTTCGTGTTCGGGGTCGTGTATTCGTTGCGTGCCGACCTGTTCGGCGTGCGAGTGCGCAAGCTCCCCGCAGAGGCGGCGGCAGGGTCGGCCGCCGCGCCGGTCGCAGCCCCTGCGGCACCGGTGGCGAAACCGGCATCCGCTCGCCCTTCCACCGGTCCGGCCACGGTCGCGACCGCCAAGCGGCTCGTGATCACCTCCGGCCCCAAAGCGGGCCTCGAGCTGCCGCTCAGCGCCGACTCCCTCACGATCGGCCGCTCCAGCGAGTCCGCTCTCGTGATCCGCGACGACTACACGTCCAGTCACCACGCGCGCCTGATGCTGCGCGGCGACAGCTGGGCGATCCAGGACCTGGACTCCACCAACGGCACCTTCGTCGCGGGCCAGCGCGTCTCCGGCTCGCCCGTCGCCCTCTCGCTCGGCACCCCGATCAAGGTGGGCGCCACGACCTTCGAGCTGCGAGCCTGA
- a CDS encoding PP2C family serine/threonine-protein phosphatase has protein sequence MVFEGSSVAISHTGKVRSNNQDSGYSGANLFVVADGMGGHAGGDVASSIAIQRLEPLDQPYASTEDAQASLQAAATTAAGDLIRAAKDRPELAGLGTTVSAIIMVDEYAVIGHIGDSRIYLYRDDALTQITADHTFVQRLVDSGRITPEEARYHPRRSVLMRVLSDMDSDPELDMFVMHTQPGDRWLLCSDGLSGVVDEPHILKAMQLGLAPGRTADNLLKQALDGGAPDNVTIVLVDVGGQHPIHSGTPTIVGSASNPDGVYVPPVRPPRGNWLHPVRQAANEPSHFEPAPEYLEELIEEDRRRAKRRRLGWIAGALVVIVMLGVAAFAAYSWTQTRYFIGADEDSVVIFQGVQQNIGPITLSTPVEDTDILLANLPPYQRASVERTITARSLSDAMAIVDRLRAGADANTIETPLPTPMPTPVDTPAGGEG, from the coding sequence ATGGTCTTCGAGGGCTCGAGCGTCGCGATCTCCCACACCGGGAAGGTCCGCTCCAACAACCAGGATTCCGGATACTCCGGGGCGAATCTCTTCGTCGTCGCCGACGGCATGGGCGGGCACGCCGGCGGAGACGTCGCCTCCAGCATCGCGATCCAGCGCCTGGAGCCCCTCGACCAGCCCTATGCGTCGACCGAAGACGCGCAGGCCTCGCTGCAGGCCGCCGCGACCACCGCAGCGGGCGACCTGATCCGCGCCGCGAAGGACCGCCCCGAACTCGCCGGCCTCGGCACCACGGTCAGCGCGATCATCATGGTCGATGAATACGCGGTCATCGGCCACATCGGCGACTCGCGCATCTACCTGTACCGCGACGACGCACTGACGCAGATCACCGCCGACCACACCTTCGTGCAGCGTCTGGTCGATTCGGGCCGCATCACGCCGGAGGAGGCGCGCTACCACCCCCGCCGTTCCGTGCTCATGCGCGTGCTCAGCGACATGGACTCCGATCCCGAGCTCGACATGTTCGTGATGCACACGCAACCAGGCGACCGGTGGCTGCTCTGCTCCGACGGCCTCTCGGGCGTGGTCGACGAACCGCACATCCTCAAGGCCATGCAGCTCGGCCTCGCGCCCGGCCGCACTGCCGACAACCTCCTCAAGCAGGCTCTCGACGGCGGCGCGCCCGACAACGTCACGATCGTCCTCGTCGACGTGGGCGGGCAGCATCCGATCCACTCGGGCACGCCCACGATCGTCGGCTCGGCATCGAACCCCGACGGCGTCTACGTGCCTCCGGTCCGACCTCCGCGCGGCAACTGGCTGCACCCGGTGCGCCAGGCCGCGAACGAGCCGAGCCACTTCGAGCCGGCTCCCGAGTACCTCGAGGAGCTGATCGAGGAGGATCGCCGTCGCGCCAAGCGCCGTCGTCTCGGCTGGATCGCCGGTGCCCTCGTGGTGATCGTGATGCTCGGCGTCGCCGCCTTCGCCGCCTACAGCTGGACCCAGACGCGCTACTTCATCGGCGCCGACGAGGACAGCGTCGTGATCTTCCAAGGCGTGCAGCAGAACATCGGGCCGATCACGTTGTCGACTCCGGTCGAAGACACCGATATCCTCCTCGCGAATCTGCCTCCGTATCAGCGGGCATCGGTCGAGCGCACGATCACCGCACGATCTCTGTCCGATGCGATGGCGATCGTCGACCGACTCCGCGCCGGGGCCGACGCGAATACGATCGAGACCCCGCTGCCCACCCCCATGCCGACTCCTGTCGACACGCCGGCCGGGGGTGAGGGATGA
- a CDS encoding DUF1772 domain-containing protein, translated as MRSRFPVEPRARIFDMRTLRLEAPGFREIREWRQEVPHPNPRSDACRRLPYVELTDILATIGLVLLALGGGTFWAFSTGVMPGLGRADDATFVTAMTLINRAVINPMFLLPIFVPPFLLFWAGLLDLEDVRGWMLIASGVLFFFGAIVVTVGGNVPLNNTLDRSTSTPTVARTAFERRWNLLNGVRSA; from the coding sequence ATGCGCAGCCGGTTCCCGGTGGAGCCCCGGGCCCGAATTTTCGACATGCGGACTCTGCGGCTGGAGGCGCCCGGGTTTCGCGAGATTCGAGAATGGCGACAAGAAGTTCCGCATCCGAACCCGCGGTCGGATGCGTGCCGTAGATTGCCCTACGTGGAGCTCACCGACATCCTTGCCACCATCGGCCTCGTTCTCCTCGCGCTCGGCGGAGGAACCTTCTGGGCGTTCTCGACCGGAGTCATGCCTGGCCTGGGCCGCGCGGACGACGCGACATTCGTGACGGCGATGACATTGATCAACCGTGCCGTCATCAACCCGATGTTCCTTCTGCCGATCTTCGTACCGCCCTTCTTGCTCTTCTGGGCAGGGCTGCTCGACCTCGAGGATGTGCGCGGATGGATGCTCATCGCCTCAGGGGTTCTCTTTTTCTTTGGGGCCATCGTCGTGACTGTCGGCGGAAACGTCCCGCTGAACAACACGCTCGACCGCTCGACATCGACCCCGACTGTCGCCCGCACCGCATTCGAGCGCCGCTGGAACCTGCTGAACGGCGTGCGATCAGCGTAG
- a CDS encoding penicillin-binding transpeptidase domain-containing protein, producing MTKELRRLSIIMLFMFIALFAATSWIQVVEADALAQNSNNKRTRLDSYEIQRGSIIVDGVAIANSVPSDDRYQFQRVYTDAALWEPVTGYFNPALGSSTGIEKAMNAELSGTGSNAFLGEVERILSGQPQRGYSVELSLNTAAQRAAYEALGDLKGAVVAMDPKTGRILAMVSTPGFDTNLMATHDANAANATYDQLVADANKPLSNRAIAGDLNPPGSTFKVVVAAAAYATGKWTPDSTLPNPIAYTLPGSSNRVSNAWGGTCGPGETVTIAEAIRLSCNIPMAELAVELGDDTIREMADKLGFNQSFDTPLTSTPSSYPRGLDDAQTALTGFGQGKVTATPLQMAMVSSGLANDGIVMNPRMVDAVIGNDLSVIKAFQDSEFGRAMEADVANNVTAAMVASVATGAAQGARIDGIDVAGKTGTAENGNRPHTLWFTGFAPANDPAVAVAVVVEDGGGQGQSGSGDTIAAPIAKKVIEAVLGR from the coding sequence ATGACCAAGGAACTCCGTCGCCTCAGCATCATCATGCTGTTCATGTTCATCGCACTGTTCGCCGCGACCAGCTGGATCCAGGTCGTCGAGGCGGATGCGCTGGCCCAGAACAGCAACAACAAGCGCACGCGCCTCGACAGCTACGAGATCCAACGCGGATCGATCATCGTCGACGGGGTCGCGATCGCCAACTCGGTGCCGAGCGACGACCGGTACCAGTTCCAGCGCGTCTACACGGATGCGGCGCTGTGGGAACCGGTCACCGGTTACTTCAACCCCGCCTTGGGCTCGAGCACCGGCATCGAGAAGGCCATGAACGCCGAGCTCTCCGGCACGGGGTCGAACGCGTTCCTCGGCGAGGTCGAGCGCATCCTCTCCGGCCAGCCGCAGCGCGGATACAGCGTCGAGCTCTCTCTGAACACCGCGGCGCAGCGGGCTGCCTACGAAGCCCTCGGCGACCTCAAGGGCGCGGTCGTGGCCATGGACCCGAAAACCGGACGCATCCTCGCGATGGTCTCGACTCCCGGCTTCGACACCAACCTGATGGCGACGCATGATGCGAACGCTGCGAACGCGACCTACGATCAGCTGGTCGCCGACGCGAACAAGCCGTTGTCCAACCGGGCGATCGCCGGTGACCTCAACCCTCCCGGCTCGACGTTCAAGGTCGTGGTCGCGGCTGCCGCCTATGCAACCGGCAAATGGACTCCGGATTCCACGCTGCCCAACCCGATCGCGTATACCCTTCCCGGTTCGAGCAACCGCGTCTCCAACGCCTGGGGGGGCACGTGCGGTCCGGGTGAGACCGTCACGATCGCCGAGGCGATCCGTCTGAGCTGCAACATCCCGATGGCCGAGCTGGCCGTCGAGCTCGGTGACGACACCATCCGCGAGATGGCGGACAAGCTGGGCTTCAACCAGTCGTTCGACACGCCGCTCACGTCGACGCCGTCGAGCTACCCGCGCGGCCTCGACGACGCCCAGACCGCGCTGACCGGATTCGGTCAGGGAAAGGTCACGGCGACCCCGCTGCAGATGGCCATGGTCTCGTCCGGATTGGCGAACGACGGCATCGTGATGAACCCGCGGATGGTCGACGCCGTCATCGGCAACGACCTCTCGGTCATCAAGGCTTTCCAGGACAGTGAGTTCGGACGTGCGATGGAGGCCGATGTGGCGAACAACGTCACCGCGGCGATGGTCGCGAGCGTCGCAACGGGCGCGGCCCAGGGTGCAAGAATAGACGGGATCGACGTGGCCGGTAAGACGGGCACCGCAGAGAACGGAAACAGGCCGCACACGTTGTGGTTCACCGGCTTCGCGCCGGCGAACGACCCCGCGGTCGCAGTAGCGGTCGTCGTCGAAGACGGCGGCGGACAGGGACAATCAGGGAGCGGCGACACCATCGCGGCTCCGATTGCGAAGAAGGTCATAGAGGCGGTGCTGGGCAGATGA